In Ailuropoda melanoleuca isolate Jingjing chromosome 4, ASM200744v2, whole genome shotgun sequence, the following proteins share a genomic window:
- the INKA1 gene encoding PAK4-inhibitor INKA1: MLGRRRRRELRPARSCGARRRAGAPLARPLGPLRAARAGVRRGTGRPGGGSGTGMHSARLDSFLGQLRWELLCGRDTGSPPMSGPLPPPPKPSPRVPLSHRLRASDALEEDSVCCVEEEEEGVVIGDKGVVLGSPREHALDWDSGFSEVSGSTWREEELPVRQHPAPPAWPRHRQRLSASSIPLPSRAPVASAPPAHRPRPKSTPDACLEHWRGLEAEDWTAALLNRGRSRQPLVLGDNCFADLVHNWMELPEAAGEGDDGGGPRARARPPQFLLGLSEQLRRQLARARRAAMAGKRLSCPPRPEPELPADVSHFAALMSCRSRQPIICNDVSYL; encoded by the exons ATGttggggcggcggcggcggcgggagctGCGGCCAGCGAGGAGCTGCGGAGCCAGGCGGAGGGCCGGGGCGCCGCTGGCCCGCCCGCTGGGCCCTCTCCGCGCGGCTCGCGCTGGAGTTCGAAGAGGAACTGGCAGGCCTGGCGGGGGCTCCGGCACGGGCATGCACAGCGCTCGGCTTGACAGCTTCCTGGGCCAGCTCCGCTGGGAACTG CTGTGCGGCCGGGATACAGGCTCACCACCCATGTCTGGCCCCCTTCCACCACCCCCCAAACCCAGTCCACGTGTTCCGCTTAGCCACCGACTCAGGGCCTCAGATGCCTTGGAAGAGGACTCAGTCTGCTgtgtggaagaggaggaggaaggtgtgGTGATAGGAGACAAGGGTGTTGTCTTGGGGAGCCCCAGGGAGCATGCCCTGGACTGGGACTCTGGCTTCTCTGAAGTGTCAGGCAGCacatggagagaggaagagctgCCTGTAcgccagcacccagcacccccaGCATGGCCCCGGCATAGACAGCGCCTCTCGGCCAGCAGCATTCCCCTGCCCAGCAGAGCTCCTGTGGCCAGTGCACCACCTGCCCACCGACCACGGCCCAAGTCTACCCCAGATGCCTGCCTGGAGCATTGGCGGGGGCTGGAAGCTGAGGACTGGACAGCAGCCCTGCTGAACAGAGGTCGCAGTCGCCAGCCCCTAGTGCTGGGGGACAACTGCTTTGCTGACTTGGTGCACAACTGGATGGAGCTACCAGAGGCAGCGGGTGAGGGGGACGATGGAGGTGGGCCCCGTGCCCGTGCTCGGCCCCCTCAGTTCTTGCTTGGGCTCTCTGAGCAGCTGCGGCGCCAGCTGGCCAGGGCACGCAGGGCGGCTATGGCAGGAAAGAGACTATCGTGCCCACCTCGCCCAGAACCCGAACTGCCTGCAGATGTCTCGCACTTTGCAGCCCTTATGAGCTGCCGCAGCCGCCAGCCCATCATCTGCAATGACGTCAGCTACCTCTGA